DNA from Danaus plexippus chromosome 6, MEX_DaPlex, whole genome shotgun sequence:
GGAAATGatgaaaatttgattttttttcaaacatattctgcTTACTCTACCCCAAATGTCTGTGCACGCCACTACCGAATAATGATTGTTGGGGTGAGTACGaacaatgaaatttttaaaatttttaagctaTGGCTCCTACAGAGACAAAACTTTGCATAAATTTTCTGTTAGTACTGTTACAATAATTGAGTAACGAATCGTGCAATACCCCACCCATTACATAGAAGTAATATCTGTATTTTATGCCACTTGAAGCGTGCGGTTAACGACTATTATTTTGAGGAAATAACTTACACAAAAGGAGGTATAATTACAAGGAGGATTATGTTCTGCTAACAAgttaatcttataaatagaTGAAAATACGACTtccagttttttatttcttttaaattacattccgCTATCTTTTAAGAATGGCCGAATGTaagtaatatgaatatatatttttctaattgtgTTATTGCTCGTACTTATTACGTTTCCATTTTCTTTTAGtgtttatcttattaaaaataagataatttattcttaaaaaatactttgtctTTGTTCGTGCCCTTTCAAGTATACTCGtagataatatatgaataagtcCAATGCTATTTAAACAAATggtgattttatttcattcttatattacttttatacaaatattttaaaataaatatattaatacagttaaatattcaacatatatAGTCGATATGGGCGTCACCTTGTTttcaagattttaaatttatatttaatttaatttattgtttcttaattGACTTATTGGAAGggggaaaataatttaatttgcacatttctatttttatacttgAGTACGTAAAATGGAAGTTAGATGTGACGGGATAAGGAAATATCGGGTTGAATATTGTGTGATCGAAGATAgctaaatatagaaataaaaaaagaataattgaattataatttattttattttataatactcatAACATCTCCTTCACTGGCTAACCCgctagaattattatttgaatagttttaattaatttaatataattttataagacagcttttatattttcaaatatttatattgacagataaaatttcattcacaTCAAAAcctttgtttttcaataaaatttgatttacgAAGCCGTTACATTTATGcctatttagtatatattccCACAATTTAATGTTCTTCATAGTACTTAGGTAAGTCGGTGTTTGGtgacaaaatttctattaaaataaatttaatattaaaaataatataacggtATTTGACCGTTAATTCTggcttaaaattgttttaaattaaataaaaatgcaaagtttatgaaaaatgacaataaaatcacagttaaattataatatggcAACATTAGTTAATAGACACGCTGTTACTAAACAACTACAGCCAGAAAtgatttatctatattttatagccAAAATGGTGTATCACAGCAACTCTAgcctgaaatattaaaatttttaataaacgtgTTTAATGCTGGCTCACAGcctaaaatctaaaatagacaattttatatttttaaattacaagacACTCGATAGagctaattaattaaatatatatttcatataatttatataatcttatgttatattagaagtaaatacttttttagtaGATTGAATTTACGAACAGTCATTGATTCTATGTCAAGTTTTATGTGCTTCTGTGAGAACTATGGCTATACCTGTTCGTTTGTCAGTTAGACTTATAGATCCTAGTACGAGTTTGTATCGTTAACCTAACGACTGATTGTAAAAAGTtttccaatttaaaaaatcttaggTAATCGAAAGTTCATATGGATGATGAAACTTGGAATGTGTTTATGTTGTTGAATCAAACTCATACTAAAATACAGGCCAGTATCATATGAATACCATTTTGTTACTCTAATGATTTTTGGTTATGTTACCACGAGAATCATCAATGTAAtgttagaaaattttgaaCTTTGGCACATATATAAACCTCGTTAGGTACGCGTTACTATATTGGGtgaaggttaaaaaaaaaataagtgtgCGATAATTTTTGACACACTTTTTTTGCACAATCAGAAAGTTAAAggtaaaataaacacattgaGATAAATAAACTTTCAGTGCCTATTGATAggcataaatatttgataatattaaatatatttttgtacctaTGGCTCTGTCGAAAGGAAGATatgttttatagatttttttgtctGCTTTATATCACTATGTGATTTCGAATagattaatgaatatataattttttatttattttaaataataaaatccaacTTTGTTCAATAAATCTTAATCATATTAAGTGAAATCTGTCAAATACCCTTTAGTAAATGATCACAAAGTATCACTAAAGAAATTCAATGCAAGTGTAGTAACCTCTTGATGGTAacctcattttatttattctatgttAGAATAACTATTCCGTTcgctgttttttatttcatattgtttttaagaaatttcacgtattttttatgtttttttcttttcttttacaCGTCGATAAGTTTTGCCATTAACTGTAATTAACCGTTTTTAATTTGTAGAGAGTTGAAATACGAAGTGAGTTTAACAAATAGGACTTCGTTATCGAGTGAATGTTACGGATGATAGGAACTTTGTAGTTTAACGTTTTTAAAAGATCAGGTTGTTCgattttgtgaaaaatattactagtgtttttttttttaaatacaagtctcaaataaggttttatatattaatattctcagTGTTTTAACTCTCTAggggtaatattaaatttttctttactgTTTGTGATTTTATGAAGTTATTGTTTAGTTAATCTACTGGATAGATATTAGACACGttgattacataataattatcattatttcacCTCAATGACGGGTTTCctatgctattttttttttatctaaaaatcgCAAAAGTGATATCATGCACTAGACTTAATCTATTTCAACCGTCTAATAGTCTAAGTATAATGTATCGAATGATGAGATAATTACCGCTTCACTACCTAATCTCTTAAGGACTAGGAATTATAAGAACATCAAATTCTATTTGGCAGTAACCTAACAAGTATAGGTAGTAAGTTACCAGAACTAAATTGACAACTTTTACATTGCGAGCTCGTTTTTAATGAAGCTTCGAAAAGGAAATGCAAATCAACGagttgatttgttttttttaatatatccgttGGTTATTGGTATTGCCagttccttaaaaatatattagaaatttagACGTTGAGCTGTACTTAGAGTGGAACGATATTTACCGTACGACACGAGTTTTGCTTAGacagtaatatattaataaatttatttgaatatctcTTAAGTCTATCTTATAATAAGATCCCAACAAGGAATGTGAATGTCACCCTCATCAGGTAAGGTTATTCTAGAAGAGCTATCATCTCCTTACCATTAAAAACCTTCTGACCTCCGATACATTAAAAGTACAGAtgacaaaaatgttatataaatgatcACAGTAAGAAATCAGCTAACTACGCGAATGTGCGCAAAAATACCAAGGTCCGACATCCACTAAACGTAaactaataagaaaattacgttgtttttgtgttttacattttttttgtcatcgcagttacaataaaatactatgtgtacgttacatataataaaatcatattaaaaaatatataaattcaaattaaaatcgttCAGTGTGTTACGTATGACTAGTATCTATGGTGGTTTTAAACGAAGAATATACgtaaatagattaattattaCCAATCTATAGTCCCATAGAATACCACTTGAGCAGACGTAATCTTAAGAGAACATAACACTACAAAAATTTCGTTTTGTTTGTCAAAAATCACATACTTAAgcagtgtatatttttttacatcaaagatttgcatatttgtattttggtAACTCAAACGCACACTTAGGTGTAAAGAcagtaaatatcaataaagtcATATAAAGTCTGGACTGcacaataatttacattttcaaaataggTTGTTATTatgatgtatataaatatataataatttaactttctaATAGAGTAAATACTGCAGGTGTATAGGTTTGACCCttgtaatatttgtgtttaaataGCTATGTGCAGTccaatacatatattctaaaaaataacagaacaaATTGTTCAAGTAACCTATGTTAAGGCTCATTTTAGATACACACCCACGTGCATACAACAGTAAATActctttaaataatctaaGCGTCAAACGTAACAAAATTTAGATCTAATCTAATATTACGTCAAACAATATAGTCGtaagaaaatacaatacattacaaatgataaataaatcaatatgacCCGTTTCAGCGGGAATTATGCgtttaaaaaactatcaaCAAGAGGTCCGAACGTAACGTTCGGAAATGAAGGAACAAATCACATAGATTAAAAGCGCAGAGGTAGCGCGGATAGTTCGATATAGAAGTTGCGGGACGCATTCACGAGTAGATAGTGATGACCTCGCGGCCTCCGCCACGAACCATCAGGACCTTCTCCAGTCCCTCCGTCAGCACCTCCAGGAACTCCATGTCTGGGGAgagattcattaatatataattaatacaacaataaCCACATTATATTCATCTAGAATTTTATAGATTCAATGTATCTTTTTTATCTCAAaggttttctttttgtttcaaatatgtcACGTTCGTTtgaatctttttataaaatttcaaccaAACGAAGCTCTTCAGGTGTCAAGcacagtttaaaaatagattttagggaaactagaaataaattgtatctGGGTTCAAATAAGCATTGGACGCCCTATTTGCATGTCACAGCGGGTTCCATCGAGCCCGAGTGTACACTCACAGTTGGATTCCCTCTCGAGTTTAGTGTCGCGCGGCGGGCCCGGCAGGTTCAGTATGACTAATTGTGCGTCGTGTGAACGCGACACTATGACTTCATTCAGCTTAACGGCGGTGTGCATCCGTCGAACCGTTCCCTCGTCGCTAACATTCACAAAAGTTAGCtggttttaattcaaaatactaACACTCTTACTAGAgatattttaagattgaaaaCATCTATTTACGTCGTTATTCTGATTTGAATGAAGTGAAATAGAACGTAATTTGTcggttattattttactttcggATTAATCGAATTTATTTAGTGTTTTAACTAACATACATTACTGCATATGATATAGATtggaagtaaataaattacgtgTCACTTACGGAGTCAGTATCGGCATGTTGGGCTGGGGTTTAAGCGCGTCGCCGTTGAGGTTGCCATCCTTGTGTTTGTCCGCGTCGATGGGAGGCGTTGGCGACTCACACTGCGAGCGTTCATCGGGCGAGTCCCACATTGAATCGATTATGTGCAACAAACTACTTCGAAATTCGTCCTAATATTTACCCCAATATTTTCATCGTTCCATTTGCAAAATTTTGCGTTTCGTATTCCGTACCGAGCGTTGCACATGACGGATTCAAGGCGAATGAAACACGGgatgtcatatattatttaaattgtaaaacagTCACTGACTACCGACATTCAAACATCCACTCATAGCTAATGTGGTATGAAGTAACTACAGTGAACAAAGTAATGTAAATGAGCTCATTGCCAAACATATGACCACCGTGTGTAAATTCGCTAGGACTCGTTATGGTTAGCTATAACGATGCAgaactcaaaataaaaataactgtgCAAATGTAAGCGAgctctttgaaaatattgaattagttgttgaaaataattacattattttcaacaCTTAATTCACCAGGGTGTCGTcaacatttcataaaaaaaaacattgataaaaaaataattgggGTATAGAAATGCTTTAGCTTGACGTATAATTAAGTAACAGAAATAgccaaaaaaaacataatgttaaatgtaggagtcaataaaattttgatccatttttatgagttttataaatgtgCTTCCATTTGCCAAGCAGACGTTCTAACATTagcgtatttttaaataaaggggtttgttttcatttttaattaacacatttttttttcgtatatgaAAGTAATACGAATCTTTCTTTGTCAAATAAACTTTGATAACCAAACATTCATAGATTTGTATTACTTCCATTGAGGATATTCAAGATTTTCTTTGTGTTCATTTCTATATTCTTGGAAGTGGTAAAGTCATAcacattatctatatatatatatacgtaaatatacgtaattaaaattatacatttaaaatatacttacagatatttgttttcatagcAACGAATCAACGTATACAACTTTTCCACTTTTGTtactgttttctttttttgacatttaaatatttagcttGACATCAATAAGTATAGATTGTCACCTTATCATCTTTGTCCTTGTCATCGTTTTCTGCCAGAGGAGGTGAGGGTGCGTCTTCGGCTGCTGGCTCCGAACCAGGTTCAGCGAAACGGACCTTGCTAGCAGTCTTCACATCAGCGTGATGATGATCCACTATGGCTTGAACCTGATACGgcgatattatttcaatattacgtAATACTTGCTTGTTTCTATGACATTGATAAaccttagtttaatttaatgtgtattgtattttcataACGTAGAAgaatatgattaaattttaataaaaattatagagatATAAAGTcaaaatacacatttatatcTAAAGTGAAAAAGTGCGTAACAGATAGAAAGGACTGTGTAATGACAGAAGTGAGTGACATGTATAAGAGAAACATAGAACACCAAAAGCCAGTACCGATCCTGAGGGCGAGCCAATATGCTTACGACATGATTCATAATTATCTAAATGGTTTCAATGAAGAATGCCTAATGAATATACACATGGACCGAAACATCTTACtacacataattaaataaatttccatccaaattcaaataaataaaacaggttTACGTCTCGAAGTTAGAAGAAGCAAGGCATAATGGTATCAATGGCGAAGctattaaagtaacaaaaaaaaaaattttctaatgcGTATTAAAAGTGGACTCGGTCGAGGGTAATGTATCCATTTTACCAGAGGCAACTTCTCCTCAGCGTTTTGTTCACGATAGTCCACCAAATTTTGCATCTGTGTTGGCAGCGATGGACAAACGGcaaattagtttatttcgTCGTCACGATATAATGTCAAACAAGCCACACATGTGTACAAATATATAGCACATTAGGAAGTTACATTGATAGTTTGACAGTTTTAGCATTTATCAACGATGATTTCGGGGTAAAAATGTAGAGaacgtaattttttcataGCTTACCATTCCAAGCGATTCCTTCTTATTAAGTCTCAGTTCACGTAACATCTGATTGCGCTGTTCCATCATCAAGGTGCGTTCGTAAGTGTAGGCGGAGATATCATTATCAGTCTGCAAAATGGAGGAAATTCTTACAGGCGGTTCTTTTTATTATGACCAGTACCTTAATTTTGTGGTATAGGGAGCGATTCACTCGTTCTAAATTTATTCGATGTATTGTGGAAAttatgaattcaattttttttttggaattttttcgaatttattccttgattttattattatacattttctgCGACACTTTTATCTCGGCTGTCCGTGATCATAGTTActgcaaaatttaaatgtgccCTTTCGATAGTCGcagatatcattataaaaatatcatttaccaTTTCTACGACTTCAACTTCAGCTTCCAAACGTAATTGATACAGGAACATTTTCAGatcttttttcatttgtatggAGTTATCTTCTATTTGAGCGACAGTGAAAATTCGCATCTTGCAATTTTTCCACGTGCGATGATGCTTCAACAGGAATGGTAAGAGCATCAACATTCCACCATCGTGAACTATCCACCAAATATCTATGTTACCAGAGACCTgtaagaatatatgtatagtttatGTTCTAACcacatttattagttttttgttttggtaTATTGTTAGTTTACCTTTTCAGTAGAGTCAGGGAAGAAATTGATCCCCTTAGGTACCAGCATGGCCATTCTCGCGGCGGTAACAGCTCGGACAGTGTGCAGGAACACTTGCCAAGTACGTTCATCTTCCGATTGTCGCCAGCCGTATGGCCATCCAACAATAACTGTATTTGGCTTCAATCCGCCAAGACCGGTCGTTTGAACACTAAACgggtataattttgttagagaattacaatattacaagttggataagtttttataaaaataatttgctaCTTACAAGTGGCCCAGGCCATCAGCAATACTATGTGATACAAGGACATCAACGAATCCTTTGACTTTCTCTTCATCCATGCATTTGCGTAAGTTTTGTTTAGCCGTAGCTGCTTCCCCTGCGCGGCGGGTGAAATCACCACCCAACACGGATACACAAACTGTCAAACCTTTTCCTgtagaagaatattttaaataaataaattcaagttCAATTTCTAGATCcgtcactttttttttataaaaaaataactcttaCCAGCTTTAAGTTGACTGGCAAAAGCAAGCATTTTACGATACTTCGGATTCAGATCCTCATTCAGTTTAGCAAGAACAAGAACTTGAGGTCTCCAGTTCTTTGTATGTGGGGGTCCTTCTTCCAGACGCAGTAATGAATAACGAGCTGCGGAAAGCGCCAGACCGCGCAGGCCATCGCCCCACTCTTTTTCGGCtctagaataattaaaaagtcaagaaatcattgaaatatgttaacaataacaatagcTATAGTAAAAACGCTATAGTGTAAGTCACACCTACCCTCGATACTCAATGTACTTGTAGATAAGACCAGCCATGCCTATAGCTATTAAGGCATAAAACCATGATGTCATAAACATAATGGAAATACATAGCGTTAAACCTGCTAGTGAAAGTGACCTGTAAATGATTGATGTgtttagtataatttaaaatcacgtTGAAATACTAATTATCTGTTGCGATGGTTTCTTACCAATGGTAATATTTGAATCTGGGTCGCCAGTTGGGAGTCTTCAAAAGCGTTTGCAGAGCGCAAGCCAAATTGACGAATCCGTAACACATGAGGAAGAACATAGACAACAATGGCGCTAGGATATCGACGTTGCCCAGAAGGATGCCGCATTGGCAAATAACCATAGTCAATAATAAGGCCCTGAAAAaagtttatacattaatttgtctctctttatatatgggttatatataatgtatttacatagtttaatagatatatataatactaaatcaCTACCTTGTTGGTTCTCCCCTGCTAGAAGAAACTGCGAACGGTGAAAGGAAAGGTATTATTTCATCCTTAGCGATAGCCTGCAGTAAACGTGGTGCGCCAGTCAGAGATTGTAGTCCAGCTCCGAGGGTAGAAAGGAACGATCCAATTAAAATAACCCATTGATTCGGCCATGCCATATTTGCAACTACAAGTTTCCCGCCAATCGATTGtccaaatctaaaaaaaatataataatcttttaaatctagatggctttataaattaacacaaTTTGAGTAAtcgttttgttaaataaaattgtaaatatgcaaaattcagaaagtattatttctattatcacgtaatttttttaaaataacttttaaattaaaaaagatggTGGACAAACtagataaagaaataatattagaagATATTTTCAAAAGCTATGCGAAATTCGGAAACAGCAAATCAGATGGCAAACTTATAACACTATCAAATCTTGACAAATGGCTTAAAGAAGCTGGTGTTGTTGATGGAAAGAAAGTATCTACAACGGATACAGCTATACTTTTTCAACGATTTAAATCGAAAACAATAGATTTCAAGCAGTTCATTCAGTTTTTAGAGTTTCTAATAACAGAGTGTAAACTTAAttctgataatattaaaactgctCTTTCAAAATGTAATGCACCCGGAACCTCTCGAGCAACAAAGGCAGATAAATCTGACATAGTGAAAAGGATGACTGATAGTTCTAAATACACAGGGAGTCATAAGGAAAGATTTACTAAAGAGGGCAAAGGGAAGGGTAAAGCGGGTAGGGAAAGTCTTGGTGACAATACAGGCTATGTTCAAGGATATAAACACAAGGATACTTACGGAAAAAAGAATACTTAGGTTACTTACTTGTCTCTCAGTAATAAGTTATCGACAGTACCAGCGAAAAGTAACACACAAGACAGGTAAACAGTTGATGTTGTAAGAATAGCGCAAATTGTTCCGATTGGAATACTTTTCTGGGCGTCAGCCAAGTCTCCAGAACGATTCGATCCAGCCATTATACctaaagtgaaaaaaattatgttaaataaaaaccaatttaagtgtaaaatatatttgctaccaaaatatatttgcttacCAGTTACCGATGGGAAGAAAATGCCTATGAGAATTGTAAAGGTAGTGGTTAGATCAGCATAGATCTGGTTATAGGTTGGTCGTTCCATCTGTTCAATGTCATCTGGTTCTTTGCCATAAGCGATATATTGTCCAAGTTGTAGAAAAGAGTCTTGTAAGTTGTCAAAGAAAACTCCACTTGCCAAACCCTGTTATTGAaatatcgaaataaaataataaactatgatATTACACAATATAGTTCCGACTACTCTTTATACCTTAATGCCTTGAACCACTGAAACTTCATGTTGTTGATAATATGGATCACATGTATTATTCGGGCAAAATAATTGATGCAGTTCGCCTCCCAAATCCTTGCTGCAGTTACTAATATGAATGTCCTTCAATAAACGTTTTCCCAATACACACATTCTGGAATAAAAACgatgattaaatttttgttcaacGACACTTAAACAGATACGTGAACATaatcaatgtaaataaaactaaacccACTGAAGTTTATCGTTTCCGTTGAAGTTTACAAAGATGCCAGCGTAGACAGCACTAATGGAAAGAATGACACAAGCGAGGGCGAGTGTAGCGAACTTGTTGACAAATTTGACTCCCACAAACACAACCATGCCCATTATCAATAGAAGACCAGTTCCGTAAACTCTGAAGTTATTGTACATCGCTTCAGGATCCTTAGTAAAGTCGCCGAAAATTGACATCCAGGGTGCTATGTACGTCtgcgaaataatattaatttaaaatactcatattatttaagtatttcgtcacaaattaaatttaatcttgcGTAGTTAATGACTTTTGATTCCTTAGTCTCTTTTATTGatcgttaattttataaacgttaCTTTATTTATGCACGCACATGTTTTacgatttcataaaaattggATTCTGCCCCTTAAATTGCGGcataaaagaagaaaatttggatattaaaaatattacgatgGTTTTGttgcaattaaatataaatagaattgatTTGTTGCattgtgttattaaaacatataattgtttattttaaagtattcaagTTTAGTTCTATATTCACCAGAACTATTTCAACAGCTCCGACGATATACATGGCAGCAGCGAGGGTAGTGCCTGTGTAGAACAACATTCCAACTGCGCCACCACACTCTGGACCCAGAGACCGACCGATCATGAAATATGACCCCCCTGCTGGGACCACACCGTTCGTAGCAATCGCTGACATTGATATCGCAGTGAGCATCGTCTGATAAAACATGAATAATGATAGTCTATCTTAATATTCTATTCATTccacatattaatattatttaattcataagtaTCATCAATACATTGAGAACTTACCGTACAACAGCAGACAAGCACAATCAGAAAGCCTTGAATAGCGCCAGCGGTTCCAACAACCCATGTTAAACGGATGAAGAGGATGACGCCGAAAATGTTTTGGATGCAAGGAAGGTACACCCCGATGAGGGTACCCATACGAGCGGGGGGTGCCGGTTTTGGGGCATCGGGATCAGCCGCTGAGGCAGTGGGGATGGTATTGGAATAGTCCGCCAGAGAACTGAGGAACGTAGCCGCTCGAGGCCTGTCTTCGATCTCctcctattaaaaaaaatatatgattttagtaAATTGTGATGATCTGATAGTTgatgtttgatattaattttgtcacatgttattaattttgattttatattttatcttgctactttaaaattaaccaATTGCTATTTTCATGCATTCTAACATGAACAggttcaattatattttatattataaagccaGCGGGCTTTTATGTTAAGTCGTTTTGAGATTCTTCGGAGGCGGCTTGTTGAAAACGTAGCTTTTGTTTATGCGTTACTAAAACAAACTGCATATAAGCACAAAATTCTATTGTTTATATTCTCTTTGACGTCGTCGTTGTTGGTTTTGTTTCGTGATGTGATCGTTTTTAATAATGCTCAGCGAGCTGGAAGCTATAACCACTTGCTCTACAATGACTTAGCTTTATTTAAAGCAATTGCGAACAGAATGCATgtacgtacatatatgtacttaggtcattatacatttaaaactgttGTTATGTATGGGGTTTTAGGAATTGCTACcacttcaattattttttgcttcCAAAAACCAATCATCAGCATTTAACTCACTTTTTATTAGATCTGAAATTTGAGATGTAACATTTAAGCCCTGCTGCAATTGGATTACTGAAATCTCtttcatgtaaaaatatgtcagATTGAATCATCTAGATCTGTTATTAAATGTGGTTTATAGTGATGCATGATAAAGCCTAttgatatttacataatttaaagtcTGTATACCCACTACATATTCTATATCTCGATATGCAGGTCACAGAAACTTCGTAAAACGTAATTCTAGGAGAAAGGAGATTTACAAAACGAAGCTAAAGTgctcatattttattcacgGACCATTTGCATCGCTTCCCATGTGTTCAGACTTTCTTATAGCTTTCGTCAGTACAGCAAACGTCACACACAAGTAAGATATTATGcgttgtgaaaaatatataagcggGACTTTATAAATGTTCCATTTCAGTCTCAATAAGttgctaataaaaatattgataaatcgTCGATAAATACAGTCTATTAAAGccaataaaacaacaataatttaCTGATTTATCgctttataatgaaacaacTGTAtacaataattctttaaatcaTGGGTCTATGTGCCTTAGCTTTCTCGTAAATTTCCACTTGCAATAAAGCACTGGGCCGCTACGCAATTTATTACGACGGTTTTTCCTATTTGTTTCCATTTGTTCTGTCGCCATTATCCAAgaccttattttaaatgtagatCCTTTGTAGATTAACAGTAGTCACGACTTAAATGATCAAGCGTAGGCGATTAGATTCATCTTAAACTTGCATTACAACTTAGGAggctatatacatttttattaatattcttcctagtatattattttaaatgttttgtatcgAATGTTGGACCACTAAATTGTATGAATGGAGTTGAATTTGAGCTTTTCTATTATTGTCTAAAGTTTGTCACATTACCTATTCTTGA
Protein-coding regions in this window:
- the LOC116777377 gene encoding solute carrier family 12 member 4 isoform X2 — encoded protein: MSSEKEKMATEAKSPSNKSNCTSPGKKGDTDEYGFSKDKDKGDTTLYLYQEEIEDRPRAATFLSSLADYSNTIPTASAADPDAPKPAPPARMGTLIGVYLPCIQNIFGVILFIRLTWVVGTAGAIQGFLIVLVCCCTTMLTAISMSAIATNGVVPAGGSYFMIGRSLGPECGGAVGMLFYTGTTLAAAMYIVGAVEIVLTYIAPWMSIFGDFTKDPEAMYNNFRVYGTGLLLIMGMVVFVGVKFVNKFATLALACVILSISAVYAGIFVNFNGNDKLQMCVLGKRLLKDIHISNCSKDLGGELHQLFCPNNTCDPYYQQHEVSVVQGIKGLASGVFFDNLQDSFLQLGQYIAYGKEPDDIEQMERPTYNQIYADLTTTFTILIGIFFPSVTGIMAGSNRSGDLADAQKSIPIGTICAILTTSTVYLSCVLLFAGTVDNLLLRDKFGQSIGGKLVVANMAWPNQWVILIGSFLSTLGAGLQSLTGAPRLLQAIAKDEIIPFLSPFAVSSSRGEPTRALLLTMVICQCGILLGNVDILAPLLSMFFLMCYGFVNLACALQTLLKTPNWRPRFKYYHWSLSLAGLTLCISIMFMTSWFYALIAIGMAGLIYKYIEYRGAEKEWGDGLRGLALSAARYSLLRLEEGPPHTKNWRPQVLVLAKLNEDLNPKYRKMLAFASQLKAGKGLTVCVSVLGGDFTRRAGEAATAKQNLRKCMDEEKVKGFVDVLVSHSIADGLGHFVQTTGLGGLKPNTVIVGWPYGWRQSEDERTWQVFLHTVRAVTAARMAMLVPKGINFFPDSTEKVSGNIDIWWIVHDGGMLMLLPFLLKHHRTWKNCKMRIFTVAQIEDNSIQMKKDLKMFLYQLRLEAEVEVVEMTDNDISAYTYERTLMMEQRNQMLRELRLNKKESLGMMQNLVDYREQNAEEKLPLVQAIVDHHHADVKTASKVRFAEPGSEPAAEDAPSPPLAENDDKDKDDKDEFRSSLLHIIDSMWDSPDERSQCESPTPPIDADKHKDGNLNGDALKPQPNMPILTPDEGTVRRMHTAVKLNEVIVSRSHDAQLVILNLPGPPRDTKLERESNYMEFLEVLTEGLEKVLMVRGGGREVITIYS
- the LOC116777377 gene encoding solute carrier family 12 member 4 isoform X7, which gives rise to MNRACDYSLVAPQGDTDEYGFSKDKDKGDTTLYLYQEEIEDRPRAATFLSSLADYSNTIPTASAADPDAPKPAPPARMGTLIGVYLPCIQNIFGVILFIRLTWVVGTAGAIQGFLIVLVCCCTTMLTAISMSAIATNGVVPAGGSYFMIGRSLGPECGGAVGMLFYTGTTLAAAMYIVGAVEIVLTYIAPWMSIFGDFTKDPEAMYNNFRVYGTGLLLIMGMVVFVGVKFVNKFATLALACVILSISAVYAGIFVNFNGNDKLQMCVLGKRLLKDIHISNCSKDLGGELHQLFCPNNTCDPYYQQHEVSVVQGIKGLASGVFFDNLQDSFLQLGQYIAYGKEPDDIEQMERPTYNQIYADLTTTFTILIGIFFPSVTGIMAGSNRSGDLADAQKSIPIGTICAILTTSTVYLSCVLLFAGTVDNLLLRDKFGQSIGGKLVVANMAWPNQWVILIGSFLSTLGAGLQSLTGAPRLLQAIAKDEIIPFLSPFAVSSSRGEPTRALLLTMVICQCGILLGNVDILAPLLSMFFLMCYGFVNLACALQTLLKTPNWRPRFKYYHWSLSLAGLTLCISIMFMTSWFYALIAIGMAGLIYKYIEYRGAEKEWGDGLRGLALSAARYSLLRLEEGPPHTKNWRPQVLVLAKLNEDLNPKYRKMLAFASQLKAGKGLTVCVSVLGGDFTRRAGEAATAKQNLRKCMDEEKVKGFVDVLVSHSIADGLGHFVQTTGLGGLKPNTVIVGWPYGWRQSEDERTWQVFLHTVRAVTAARMAMLVPKGINFFPDSTEKVSGNIDIWWIVHDGGMLMLLPFLLKHHRTWKNCKMRIFTVAQIEDNSIQMKKDLKMFLYQLRLEAEVEVVEMTDNDISAYTYERTLMMEQRNQMLRELRLNKKESLGMMQNLVDYREQNAEEKLPLVQAIVDHHHADVKTASKVRFAEPGSEPAAEDAPSPPLAENDDKDKDDKDEFRSSLLHIIDSMWDSPDERSQCESPTPPIDADKHKDGNLNGDALKPQPNMPILTPDEGTVRRMHTAVKLNEVIVSRSHDAQLVILNLPGPPRDTKLERESNYMEFLEVLTEGLEKVLMVRGGGREVITIYS